The proteins below are encoded in one region of Dasypus novemcinctus isolate mDasNov1 chromosome 13, mDasNov1.1.hap2, whole genome shotgun sequence:
- the RXFP4 gene encoding relaxin-3 receptor 2 isoform X2 — protein sequence MPTPTSSSPLPTPSWVNTSGGSVLSADDAAVPVDSLALRVVVALAYGLVGALGLLGNLAVLWVLGDCARRAPRQPSDTFVFNLALADLGLALTLPFWAAEAALDFHWPFGGALCKMVLTATVLNVYASIFLITALSVARYWVVAMAVGPGTHLSLFWARAATLGAWVAAALATVPTAVFGAEGELWGVHLCLLRFPSRYWLGAYHLQRVVLAFLVPVAVITTSYLLLLAFLRRRRRRRDSRAVARSVHILVASFFLCWFPNHVVTLWGVLVKFDLVPWDSTFYTLHTYVFPVATCLAHSNSCLNPVLYCLLRREPRRALADTFRHLRARLRPQGQDWGEQVALKESQLLINVVRKESWPRFCLL from the exons ATGCCCAcacccacctcctcctcccccctgccCACGCCCTCCTGGGTCAACACCTCTGGAGGCAGCGTGCTGAGCGCTGACGACGCCGCGGTGCCCGTCGACTCCCTAGCCCTGAGGGTCGTGGTTGCCCTCGCCTATGGGCTGGTGGGGGCCTTGGGCTTGCTGGGAAACTTGGCCGTGCTCTGGGTGCTGGGTGACTGCGCCCGGAGAGCCCCCCGCCAGCCTTCCGACACCTTCGTCTTCAACCTGGCCCTGGCGGATCTGGGGCTGGCCCTCACCCTCCCCTTCTGGGCAGCCGAGGCGGCGCTGGACTTCCACTGGCCCTTCGGGGGCGCCCTCTGCAAGATGGTGCTGACCGCCACTGTCCTCAACGTCTACGCCAGCATCTTCCTCATCACGGCGCTGAGCGTCGCCCGCTACTGGGTGGTGGCCATGGCTGTGGGGCCGGGCACCCACCTCTCACTCTTCTGGGCCCGCGCGGCCACCCTGGGAGCCTGGGTGGCGGCTGCCCTGGCGACGGTGCCCACGGCTGTCTTTGGGGCCGAGGGCGAGCTGTGGGGCGTGCACCTGTGCCTGCTGCGCTTCCCCAGCAGGTACTGGCTGGGGGCCTACCACCTGCAGAGGGTGGTGCTGGCCTTTCTGGTGCCCGTGGCCGTCATCACCACCAGCTACCTGCTGCTGCTGGCCTtcctgcggcggcggcggcggcggcgggacaGCAGGGCCGTGGCCCGCTCTGTCCACATCCTGGTGGCCTCCTTCTTCCTCTGCTGGTTCCCCAACCACGTGGTCACTCTGTGGGGTGTCCTGGTGAAGTTTGACCTGGTGCCCTGGGACAGCACTTTCTACACCCTGCACACCTACGTCTTCCCTGTCGCCACCTGCCTGGCCCACAGCAACAGCTGCCTCAACCCCGTGCTGTACTGCCTGCTCCGGCGCGAGCCCCGGCGGGCCCTGGCCGACACCTTCAGGCATCTGCGAGCCAGACTGCGGCCCCAGGGCCAGGACTGGGGGGAGCAGGTGGCCCTAAAGGAG TCCCAGCTCCTGATCAATGTAGTACGGAAGGAATCCTGGCCCCGTTTCTGCCTCTTATAA
- the RXFP4 gene encoding relaxin-3 receptor 2 isoform X1 has protein sequence MPTPTSSSPLPTPSWVNTSGGSVLSADDAAVPVDSLALRVVVALAYGLVGALGLLGNLAVLWVLGDCARRAPRQPSDTFVFNLALADLGLALTLPFWAAEAALDFHWPFGGALCKMVLTATVLNVYASIFLITALSVARYWVVAMAVGPGTHLSLFWARAATLGAWVAAALATVPTAVFGAEGELWGVHLCLLRFPSRYWLGAYHLQRVVLAFLVPVAVITTSYLLLLAFLRRRRRRRDSRAVARSVHILVASFFLCWFPNHVVTLWGVLVKFDLVPWDSTFYTLHTYVFPVATCLAHSNSCLNPVLYCLLRREPRRALADTFRHLRARLRPQGQDWGEQVALKEVGGRWVASTPQESGPATMFTNLDKGTPG, from the coding sequence ATGCCCAcacccacctcctcctcccccctgccCACGCCCTCCTGGGTCAACACCTCTGGAGGCAGCGTGCTGAGCGCTGACGACGCCGCGGTGCCCGTCGACTCCCTAGCCCTGAGGGTCGTGGTTGCCCTCGCCTATGGGCTGGTGGGGGCCTTGGGCTTGCTGGGAAACTTGGCCGTGCTCTGGGTGCTGGGTGACTGCGCCCGGAGAGCCCCCCGCCAGCCTTCCGACACCTTCGTCTTCAACCTGGCCCTGGCGGATCTGGGGCTGGCCCTCACCCTCCCCTTCTGGGCAGCCGAGGCGGCGCTGGACTTCCACTGGCCCTTCGGGGGCGCCCTCTGCAAGATGGTGCTGACCGCCACTGTCCTCAACGTCTACGCCAGCATCTTCCTCATCACGGCGCTGAGCGTCGCCCGCTACTGGGTGGTGGCCATGGCTGTGGGGCCGGGCACCCACCTCTCACTCTTCTGGGCCCGCGCGGCCACCCTGGGAGCCTGGGTGGCGGCTGCCCTGGCGACGGTGCCCACGGCTGTCTTTGGGGCCGAGGGCGAGCTGTGGGGCGTGCACCTGTGCCTGCTGCGCTTCCCCAGCAGGTACTGGCTGGGGGCCTACCACCTGCAGAGGGTGGTGCTGGCCTTTCTGGTGCCCGTGGCCGTCATCACCACCAGCTACCTGCTGCTGCTGGCCTtcctgcggcggcggcggcggcggcgggacaGCAGGGCCGTGGCCCGCTCTGTCCACATCCTGGTGGCCTCCTTCTTCCTCTGCTGGTTCCCCAACCACGTGGTCACTCTGTGGGGTGTCCTGGTGAAGTTTGACCTGGTGCCCTGGGACAGCACTTTCTACACCCTGCACACCTACGTCTTCCCTGTCGCCACCTGCCTGGCCCACAGCAACAGCTGCCTCAACCCCGTGCTGTACTGCCTGCTCCGGCGCGAGCCCCGGCGGGCCCTGGCCGACACCTTCAGGCATCTGCGAGCCAGACTGCGGCCCCAGGGCCAGGACTGGGGGGAGCAGGTGGCCCTAAAGGAGGTAGGCGGGCGGTGGGTGGCGAGCACCCCCCAGGAGAGTGGGCCTGCCACCATGTTCACCAACCTGGACAAGGGGACCCCCGGGTGA